Proteins from a single region of Gammaproteobacteria bacterium:
- a CDS encoding glycosyltransferase family 39 protein, translating to MSPILPIPLSHFVLRLLALLAVAVSFYLNIYAVPLFDLDEGAFSEATREMLVRGDFVSTYLDGNPRYDKPILIYWLQAASVLVFGVNEFAFRLPSALAATLWVLAVYAFVRRLRDERSALLAAIITATAFEVSVMASAATADALLNLFIASALFCVYLYWRERERRWLLLAFACIGLGFLTKGPVAVLVPLAVSLLFFAVKGQWRLWLKMVFNPLGILIFLAIALPWYVVQYLKEGDAFIQGFFFKHNLDRFGGAMEQHGGGIFYYLPVLLVAVLPFTTVFVKALLNARQLLRDELGLFGLLWLGFVVVFFSLSGTKLPHYVLYGLTGMFIVMALFINEAGMNRLGDRLSARLWLYMPQLVLFVVLLLLPEIIDGALPGIKDQYLREMLAEYPSHFSLGYRLFFVAAIMFTLWCMAERRFLLSDKLLISGVVSALSISAFLLPVVAGLHQGPVKEAALLVNKEGYADSGTLVRWHLNTPSFSVYIQRVTETRRPQRGEIVLTKSKYLPELEPYELLYRKGGVALARLTAAAEAPASK from the coding sequence ATGTCCCCCATCCTGCCCATACCGCTCAGCCACTTTGTATTGCGGCTGTTGGCCCTGCTGGCCGTGGCGGTGAGTTTTTATCTGAACATTTACGCCGTCCCCCTGTTTGACCTGGACGAGGGCGCCTTCAGCGAGGCTACGCGCGAGATGCTGGTGCGCGGTGATTTTGTCTCCACCTATCTCGATGGCAATCCGCGCTACGACAAGCCGATCCTGATCTATTGGTTGCAGGCGGCCAGCGTGCTGGTGTTTGGGGTCAACGAGTTCGCCTTTCGGCTGCCCTCGGCGCTGGCGGCCACGCTGTGGGTGCTGGCGGTGTACGCCTTTGTGCGCCGCTTGCGCGATGAACGCAGCGCCCTGCTGGCGGCGATCATCACCGCCACGGCCTTTGAGGTCTCGGTGATGGCCAGCGCGGCCACGGCCGATGCCCTACTGAATCTGTTTATCGCCAGCGCGCTGTTTTGTGTCTACCTGTACTGGCGGGAGCGCGAACGCCGTTGGCTGCTGCTGGCCTTTGCCTGTATCGGGCTGGGCTTTCTGACCAAGGGCCCGGTGGCCGTGCTGGTGCCGCTGGCGGTCAGCCTGCTGTTTTTTGCCGTCAAAGGGCAGTGGCGGCTGTGGCTGAAGATGGTGTTCAACCCACTGGGCATCCTGATTTTTCTGGCCATCGCCCTGCCCTGGTATGTGGTGCAGTACCTCAAGGAGGGGGATGCCTTTATTCAGGGCTTTTTCTTCAAACACAATCTCGACCGTTTCGGTGGCGCCATGGAGCAGCACGGCGGCGGCATTTTCTATTACCTGCCGGTGTTGCTGGTGGCAGTGCTGCCCTTTACCACGGTGTTTGTGAAGGCGCTGCTCAACGCCCGGCAGTTGCTGCGCGATGAGCTGGGCCTGTTCGGCCTGCTGTGGCTGGGGTTTGTGGTGGTCTTTTTTTCCCTCTCCGGCACCAAGCTGCCGCACTATGTGTTGTACGGACTGACCGGCATGTTCATCGTCATGGCGCTGTTCATCAACGAGGCGGGGATGAACCGGCTGGGCGACCGGCTGAGCGCGAGGCTGTGGCTGTACATGCCGCAGCTGGTGCTGTTTGTAGTGCTGCTGTTGTTGCCCGAGATCATCGACGGCGCCCTGCCCGGGATCAAGGACCAGTACCTGCGGGAGATGCTGGCTGAATACCCTTCCCACTTCTCGTTAGGCTACCGGCTGTTTTTTGTGGCGGCGATCATGTTCACCCTGTGGTGTATGGCAGAGCGCCGGTTTCTGCTGTCGGACAAACTGCTGATCAGCGGCGTGGTCAGCGCCCTGTCGATCTCGGCGTTCCTGCTGCCGGTGGTGGCCGGGCTGCATCAGGGGCCGGTAAAAGAGGCGGCTTTGCTGGTCAATAAGGAGGGCTATGCCGACAGCGGCACGCTGGTGCGCTGGCACCTGAATACCCCCAGCTTCAGCGTCTACATCCAGCGGGTGACCGAGACGCGCCGCCCGCAACGGGGCGAGATCGTGTTGACCAAATCCAAGTATCTGCCCGAGCTGGAACCCTACGAGTTGCTGTATCGCAAGGGTGGCGTGGCGCTGGCGCGCTTGACCGCAGCGGCTGAGGCCCCCGCCTCAAAATAG
- a CDS encoding phosphatase PAP2 family protein encodes MTPAAGSAWPSPWWQWTVPALCLLAAALISVLDLNQGLFLWLNQLGLDSDSHPLRDRFWASATLLGDTLAAFSLLALLLRKRPDIVWTVLLTALFTTLWVHGLKNALDSLRPLAVLGAEQVHVIGEALNKNSFPSGHTATAFTLAAVICLRGVHPALAVGALLLATLAGISRIMVGAHWPLDVLAGALGGWLCALIGIRLYARWPAPGRPVARLIIGLILLGCALSLLLIHDSGYPLARPLQLILASISLVAIFWAGWEMFLVARQKSSGDRP; translated from the coding sequence GTGACCCCCGCCGCCGGCTCCGCATGGCCCTCGCCCTGGTGGCAGTGGACCGTGCCCGCGCTGTGCCTGCTGGCGGCGGCCCTCATCAGCGTACTGGATCTCAATCAGGGCCTGTTTCTGTGGCTCAACCAGCTCGGTCTGGACAGTGACAGCCACCCCCTCCGCGATCGCTTCTGGGCCAGCGCCACCCTGCTGGGCGACACCCTGGCGGCCTTCTCTCTGCTGGCCCTCTTGCTGCGCAAACGGCCCGACATCGTCTGGACGGTGCTGCTCACCGCCCTGTTCACCACGCTGTGGGTACACGGCCTGAAAAACGCGCTGGATTCACTACGCCCGCTGGCGGTGCTGGGGGCGGAGCAGGTGCATGTGATCGGCGAGGCCCTCAACAAGAACTCCTTCCCCTCCGGCCACACCGCCACCGCCTTCACCCTGGCGGCGGTGATCTGCCTGCGCGGCGTACACCCGGCGCTGGCCGTCGGCGCACTGCTGCTGGCCACCCTGGCCGGGATCTCGCGCATCATGGTGGGGGCCCACTGGCCGCTGGACGTCCTCGCCGGCGCCCTGGGCGGCTGGCTGTGCGCGCTGATCGGCATACGGCTCTACGCCCGCTGGCCCGCACCGGGCCGCCCCGTGGCGCGCCTGATCATCGGCCTGATCCTGCTGGGCTGTGCGCTCAGCCTGCTGCTGATCCACGATTCCGGATACCCACTGGCAAGGCCGTTGCAACTGATCCTGGCCAGCATCAGCCTGGTTGCCATTTTCTGGGCGGGTTGGGAAATGTTTTTGGTCGCAAGACAGAAATCATCAGGGGACAGACCTTAG
- the purN gene encoding phosphoribosylglycinamide formyltransferase, whose product MPKLPIVVLISGSGSNLQALINAIARGELSAEIHAVISNRPDAGGLQRARAAGIPAEALDHTAFESRAAFDQALQAHIDRYAPELVVLAGFMRLLSDDFVAHYSGRMINIHPSLLPAYTGLNTHQRVLDAGDKQHGASVHFVTAELDGGPVILQATVAVQPTDNAQTLAARVLTQEHRLYPRVVQWFAEGRLQLRDGQVWFDGAALSQPLQLEALPDEDGMARQGEPGQ is encoded by the coding sequence ATGCCCAAACTCCCCATCGTCGTCCTCATCTCCGGCAGCGGCAGTAATCTGCAGGCGCTGATCAACGCCATTGCCCGGGGCGAACTGAGCGCGGAGATCCACGCCGTGATCAGCAATCGACCCGACGCCGGGGGCCTGCAACGCGCCCGCGCGGCCGGCATCCCCGCCGAGGCCCTGGACCACACCGCCTTTGAATCCCGCGCGGCCTTTGATCAGGCCCTGCAGGCGCACATCGACCGCTATGCGCCGGAGCTGGTGGTACTGGCCGGTTTCATGCGCCTGCTCAGCGACGACTTTGTGGCGCATTATTCCGGTCGCATGATCAACATCCATCCCTCGTTGTTGCCGGCCTATACCGGGCTCAACACCCACCAACGGGTGCTGGACGCAGGCGACAAACAACACGGCGCCAGCGTGCACTTCGTCACCGCCGAGCTGGATGGCGGGCCGGTGATCCTGCAGGCCACCGTCGCGGTGCAGCCGACCGATAACGCCCAGACCCTGGCGGCCCGGGTGCTGACCCAGGAGCACAGACTCTATCCGCGGGTGGTGCAATGGTTTGCCGAAGGTCGCCTGCAACTGCGCGACGGGCAGGTCTGGTTCGACGGCGCGGCGCTGAGCCAGCCACTGCAACTGGAGGCCCTGCCCGACGAGGATGGTATGGCCCGGCAAGGGGAGCCTGGGCAGTGA